One genomic window of Xanthobacter dioxanivorans includes the following:
- the wecB gene encoding non-hydrolyzing UDP-N-acetylglucosamine 2-epimerase, whose translation MAPLVQALGREAAVSSFVCVTGQHREMLDQVLRLFDIRPDFDLGLMAHNQGLNRLAGGALAALDPVLAEVAPDLVLVHGDTTTAMAAALAAFHRRIPVGHVEAGLRTYRLDQPFPEEMNRRVVDVVSGLLFAPTVRSRANLEAERLDGRIVVTGNTVIDALQATQVRIEADPDLCAALDAQMPALDPAKRIVLVTGHRRENFGDGFRNICDALADLSRRDDVEIVYPVHLNPNVKGPVHEALVGRANVHLVPPLDYLPFQRLMQRAYIVLTDSGGVQEEAPALGKPVLVMREVTERPEAVDAGTVQLVGTSRTAIVGAVSRLLDDPAARAAYADRINPYGDGQACRRIVDCICGRPVQEFSPLPISHPPAAPAPRRSTGLDALLVRD comes from the coding sequence ATGGCGCCGCTGGTCCAGGCCCTGGGCCGGGAGGCGGCGGTCAGCTCCTTCGTCTGTGTCACCGGCCAGCACCGCGAGATGCTGGACCAGGTGCTGCGCCTGTTCGACATCCGCCCCGACTTCGATCTCGGCCTCATGGCCCACAACCAGGGGCTTAACCGGCTGGCCGGCGGCGCCCTCGCGGCGCTGGACCCGGTGCTCGCGGAGGTTGCGCCCGATCTCGTGCTGGTGCACGGCGACACGACCACCGCCATGGCGGCCGCGCTCGCCGCCTTCCACCGCAGGATACCGGTGGGCCATGTGGAGGCGGGGCTGCGCACCTACCGCCTCGATCAGCCGTTTCCCGAGGAGATGAATCGCCGCGTGGTGGACGTGGTGAGCGGCCTGCTGTTCGCGCCCACGGTTCGCTCCCGCGCCAATCTGGAGGCCGAGCGCCTCGATGGGCGCATCGTCGTCACCGGCAATACCGTCATCGACGCCCTCCAGGCGACGCAGGTGCGGATCGAGGCCGACCCGGACCTGTGCGCGGCGCTCGATGCGCAGATGCCGGCGCTCGACCCGGCCAAGCGCATCGTCCTCGTCACCGGGCACCGCCGGGAGAATTTCGGCGACGGCTTCCGCAACATCTGCGACGCGCTGGCCGACCTCTCCCGCCGCGACGACGTGGAGATCGTCTACCCCGTCCATCTCAATCCCAACGTGAAGGGGCCGGTGCACGAGGCCCTGGTGGGCCGGGCGAACGTGCACCTCGTGCCGCCGCTCGACTACCTGCCGTTCCAGCGGCTGATGCAGCGGGCCTACATCGTGCTGACCGATTCCGGCGGGGTGCAGGAAGAGGCTCCCGCCCTCGGCAAGCCGGTGCTGGTGATGCGCGAGGTGACCGAGCGGCCGGAGGCGGTGGATGCCGGCACCGTGCAGCTCGTGGGCACGTCGCGCACCGCCATCGTCGGCGCGGTCAGCCGGCTCCTCGACGATCCCGCGGCCCGCGCCGCCTACGCGGACCGGATCAACCCCTACGGCGACGGGCAGGCCTGCCGCCGGATCGTGGACTGCATCTGCGGACGGCCGGTGCAGGAATTCTCGCCCCTTCCCATTTCCCATCCGCCCGCCGCGCCAGCGCCCCGGCGTTCCACCGGCCTCGACGCCCTGCTCGTGAGAGACTGA
- the tlpA gene encoding thiol:disulfide interchange protein TlpA: MGLIVLATVAGAAAGALALYGMNRVPGNAPATQTAASASDTSAAAPSAATAADPACKASVARAEALRPLAKGDIAALSLATEPRRLPPLSFANRDGQTVSLADFKGRVVLVNLWATWCVPCRKEMPALDHLQATLGGPDFEVVAINLDTRDPEKPKAFLADIGIGHLAFYTDPATRTFQALRAVGRGFGLPTTLIVDRDGCELAYLAGPAEWGGSDARALIRAVVDGAAGATPAAN, translated from the coding sequence ATGGGCCTGATCGTACTGGCGACGGTGGCTGGCGCCGCGGCCGGCGCGCTCGCCCTATACGGGATGAACCGGGTTCCCGGCAATGCACCGGCGACGCAAACCGCCGCATCGGCCTCCGACACCTCGGCCGCGGCCCCGTCCGCCGCCACCGCCGCGGATCCCGCCTGCAAGGCGAGCGTGGCGCGCGCCGAGGCGCTGAGGCCCCTGGCCAAGGGCGACATCGCCGCCCTCTCGCTGGCCACCGAGCCGCGCCGCCTGCCGCCTTTGTCCTTCGCCAATCGGGACGGACAGACGGTGAGCCTCGCCGATTTCAAGGGCCGGGTGGTGCTGGTGAACCTCTGGGCCACCTGGTGCGTGCCGTGCCGCAAGGAGATGCCGGCCCTCGACCATCTCCAGGCGACCCTCGGCGGCCCGGACTTCGAGGTGGTGGCGATCAATCTCGACACCCGCGACCCGGAAAAGCCGAAGGCGTTCCTCGCCGACATCGGCATCGGCCACCTCGCCTTCTACACCGACCCGGCGACCCGCACCTTCCAGGCCCTGCGCGCGGTCGGCCGCGGCTTCGGGCTGCCCACCACGCTGATCGTCGACCGGGACGGCTGCGAGCTCGCCTATCTCGCCGGCCCGGCCGAATGGGGCGGGAGCGATGCCCGGGCCCTGATCCGGGCCGTCGTCGACGGGGCGGCCGGGGCGACGCCCGCCGCGAACTGA
- the argH gene encoding argininosuccinate lyase — translation MSNKMWGGRFSSAPDAIMEEINASIGFDQRLYAQDIAGSKAHAAMLAAQGIVAAKDAQKIQKGLDTILSEIEAGKFTFRRELEDIHMNVESRLAELIGAPAGRLHTARSRNDQVATDFRLYVRDTLDALDAQLADLQLALAEKALAHAATVMPGFTHLQTAQPVTFGHHLMAYVEMVSRDRGRLADARKRLNECPLGSAALAGTSFPIDREATAKALGFDRPTANSLDAVSDRDFVMETLAAASICAVHLSRFAEEVVIWTSPSFALVKLSDKFTTGSSIMPQKRNPDAAELVRAKAGRIIGALTGILVVMKGLPLAYAKDMQEDKEGAFDAFSALSLVVAASAGMVRDLVPDEKRMAAAAGQGYSTATDLADWLVRALNIPFREAHHITGHIVALAADRGIALHKVPLEDMKAIDTRITDDVFSVLSVVRSVRSRTSYGGTAPARVRAQAKRWLKRLGNGAA, via the coding sequence ATGAGCAACAAGATGTGGGGCGGACGCTTCTCTTCCGCGCCCGACGCCATCATGGAGGAGATCAACGCCTCCATCGGCTTCGACCAGCGTCTTTACGCCCAGGACATCGCCGGCTCCAAGGCCCACGCGGCCATGCTGGCCGCCCAGGGCATCGTGGCGGCGAAAGATGCGCAGAAGATCCAGAAGGGTCTAGACACGATCCTGTCAGAGATCGAGGCGGGAAAGTTCACCTTCCGGCGCGAGCTGGAGGACATCCACATGAACGTGGAATCGCGCCTCGCCGAGCTCATCGGCGCCCCCGCCGGCCGTCTCCACACCGCCCGCTCGCGCAACGACCAGGTGGCCACCGACTTCCGCCTCTACGTGCGCGACACGCTGGACGCCCTCGACGCGCAGCTGGCCGACCTCCAGCTGGCGCTGGCGGAGAAGGCGCTGGCGCACGCCGCCACGGTGATGCCCGGCTTCACCCACCTGCAGACCGCCCAGCCCGTCACCTTCGGCCACCACCTGATGGCCTATGTGGAGATGGTGTCCCGCGACCGCGGCCGCCTCGCCGACGCCCGCAAGCGGCTCAACGAGTGCCCGCTCGGCTCGGCGGCGCTGGCCGGCACCTCCTTCCCCATCGACCGCGAGGCGACGGCGAAGGCGCTGGGCTTCGACCGCCCCACCGCCAACTCGCTGGATGCCGTCTCCGACCGCGACTTCGTGATGGAGACCCTCGCCGCCGCCTCCATCTGCGCCGTGCACCTGTCGCGCTTCGCCGAGGAGGTGGTGATCTGGACCTCGCCGTCCTTCGCTTTGGTGAAGCTGTCCGACAAGTTCACCACCGGCTCGTCCATCATGCCGCAGAAGCGCAATCCGGACGCAGCGGAACTGGTGCGGGCCAAGGCCGGGCGCATCATCGGCGCCCTCACCGGCATCCTGGTGGTGATGAAGGGCCTGCCTTTGGCCTACGCCAAGGACATGCAGGAGGACAAGGAAGGCGCCTTCGACGCCTTCTCCGCTTTGTCCCTCGTGGTCGCGGCCAGCGCCGGCATGGTGCGCGACCTCGTGCCCGACGAGAAGCGCATGGCCGCCGCCGCCGGCCAGGGCTATTCCACCGCCACGGACCTCGCCGACTGGCTGGTGCGGGCGCTGAACATCCCGTTCCGCGAGGCGCACCATATTACCGGGCACATCGTGGCGCTGGCGGCCGACCGCGGCATTGCGCTGCACAAGGTGCCGCTGGAGGACATGAAGGCCATCGACACGCGCATCACCGACGACGTCTTCTCGGTGCTCTCGGTGGTGCGGTCCGTGCGCAGCCGCACCAGCTACGGCGGCACCGCGCCGGCCCGCGTGCGGGCGCAGGCGAAGCGCTGGCTGAAGCGTCTGGGCAACGGTGCGGCGTGA